The window GCGACGAGCTGGTCTACGCCGCCCTGGCCGCCAAGCTGGCCGCCCGGGGGGTGGCCGTCACCGCCGTGTCGACCGACCCCGCCGCCACCGTCGCCACCCACGGCGGCGCGGCTGTGGGCCAGTGGGACCTGCGGGGCCTGGCCCGGGCCACCGGCGCCGCCACCGGCGTGATCCTGGGCGGCGGCGGGCTGCTCCAGGACCAGACCAGCGCCTTCAACCTCCCCCTCCACCTGAGCCGCACCTGGCTGGCCCGGGCCCGGCGCACGCCGGTGGCCGGGGTGGGCCTCGGCGCCGGGGGCCTCGTCACCCGCCTCGGCCGGGCCCTGGTGCGGCGCTCGATGGGCGCCGCCGTGGCCGTCAGCTGCCGCGACGACGCCTCGGCCGACCTGCTCGCCTCGCTCGGCCTCCCCCGGCCGCTGGTGGCCGCCGACCTGGCGCTGTCGCTGCCTCGACCTGCCGTCGAGGTGCAGGACCGCCTGGTGGCGTGCCTCCGCCCCTGGACCGCGACGCGGTCCCGCCTGCCGGTGGCGCTTCGCTCTGGTGGCTCGGGTGGTGGGTCGGGTGGTGGTGGGTCGGGTGGTGGGTTGGCGCCGGCGTGGTTCCTCGACGCCATGGCCACCGGCCTCGACGAAGCTGCTGAGCAAACCGGCCTCGCCGTGCACCTGGTGGCCCTCCAGGCCGACCGCGACGACGCCGTCCACCGGGCGGTGGCCGACCGGATGCGCACCCCCGTCACCACCGCCACCCCCACCGTGGCCACCGTGGTCGACGAGATCGCCACCGCCCGGGTGGTGGTCGCCATGCGCTACCACGCCGGGATCGCTGCCGCCCTCGCCGGCCGGCCGTCGGTGCTGGTGGGCTACAGCGCCAAGGTCCCCGCCCTGGCCGCCGACCTCGGCGAGGGCGCCGTGGGCCTCGACTGGGACGCCCGAGCCCTCGAGGGCCTGGCCGCCGCGGTGGGCTCGATCCTGGGCCAAGACGCCGCCATGGTCGAGGCCTGCGAGGCGCTGCGGGTGCGGGAGCGAGGCAACGACCAGGTCCTCGACCGCCTCCTGGGGGGCTGAGGGGGGGTTCTCCGGACGAAGAGAGAGAGAGTTTCCTTGCGAAATGTTGCGCTACCGATAGTATTTGGCTGACGCTTGTTGCCGGGATGCGGTGTCCGGGCACAGTTTCCCTCATGCTTGTCGCACCCCCACCTCACGGAGCGCTCGAGTTCGTCAGCGCGGCGAACCGTTCCGCGCTCAGCCGTCGTGCCCGCTCGGGGCAGGCCATCCGCCTCAGCGCAGGCATCTACGCCCTCGGCGCGACCCTCCCGCCCGAAGATGTCGCCCGCCACCACCTGTACGCCGTCATCGCGCACCACTGGCCCGGCTCGGTCCTGTGCGGCAAGACCGCCTTGGCCGGCGGGGTACCAGTCGACGGCGACGTGTTCGTCGCCGCCCCCGAACCGGGTCGCACGGCCCCGCTGCGACTACCGGGCATCACCGTGCACCCGACCGTTGGGCCTGCGCCCCTGCCTGGCGACATGGCGCTGCCGCACGGCCTGCACCTGTCCGGTCTGGCCCGCCAGATCGTCGAGAACGTTGACGTGGCCGGCCGGCCGCCCCGATTCCGGGCGGGGACATCCGCCGCGGAGGACCGCATCGACGAGTTCGCCCGCAGCGGCGGCGCCGGGCGCATCCTGGAGGTGCTCGCCGAGCTGGATGTGATCGCCGGGTCGTTCAACCACCGCTCGGTGGAGGCCACACGGTCTCGTCTTGCCTCCGTGCTCGGCAGCTTCACCGGGGACGTGAGGTCCCCGCGCCTCCGTGCCCGGATCTCGGGTGCGCCCTACGACGAGCACCGGGTACAGATGTTGCGCAACCTCGTCTCGGAGCTCGAAGCGCTCGCGCCGGCGCCCGTCCCCGCAGACACCTCGTCCCGCTGGAAGTGGCTGCCGTTCTACGAGGCGTACTTCTCGAACTTCATCGAAGGAACCGAGTTCGGCGTCGACGAAGCCCGCCGCATCGCTGTCGAGGGCCACGAGCCCGCCGACCGCCCCGACGACGCGCACGACGTGGTCGCCACGTACCGGCTCGCCAACGACCCGGGCGACCGCGAACGGGTCCCGCGCGCCGGCGACGATCTGGCCGACATCCTCCGTGAGCGCCACGCCGCCCTCATGGCAGCCCGCCCGGACAAGCGACCCGGGTTGTTCAAGGAGAAGTACAACGACGCCGGCGGGTACCAGTTCGTCGATCCCGAGCTCGTCGCCGGAACGTTGCGCACGGGGTTCGAGGTCCTCAACTCCGCGATGGACCCGCTCGTTCGTGCTGTCGCCATGATGGTCCTGGTCACCGAGGTCCATCCCTTCGACGACGGCAACGGCCGGGTCGCGCGCCTCACCGTCAACGCTGAGCTGTCCCGGGCCGGGCAGGCACGCATCATCATCCCGACCGTGTTCCGCAACAACTACCTCGCCGGCCTCACCGCGGTGTCCAACGGCCGGACCGGCGCTGCACGGAGCCTCCTGTCGATCATGGAGTTC of the Acidimicrobiales bacterium genome contains:
- a CDS encoding Fic family protein; this translates as MLVAPPPHGALEFVSAANRSALSRRARSGQAIRLSAGIYALGATLPPEDVARHHLYAVIAHHWPGSVLCGKTALAGGVPVDGDVFVAAPEPGRTAPLRLPGITVHPTVGPAPLPGDMALPHGLHLSGLARQIVENVDVAGRPPRFRAGTSAAEDRIDEFARSGGAGRILEVLAELDVIAGSFNHRSVEATRSRLASVLGSFTGDVRSPRLRARISGAPYDEHRVQMLRNLVSELEALAPAPVPADTSSRWKWLPFYEAYFSNFIEGTEFGVDEARRIAVEGHEPADRPDDAHDVVATYRLANDPGDRERVPRAGDDLADILRERHAALMAARPDKRPGLFKEKYNDAGGYQFVDPELVAGTLRTGFEVLNSAMDPLVRAVAMMVLVTEVHPFDDGNGRVARLTVNAELSRAGQARIIIPTVFRNNYLAGLTAVSNGRTGAARSLLSIMEFAQRWTAAVDWGSYDGAHAQVEAAHGFIDSGYAESQGLRLELPRAPDEFPN
- a CDS encoding polysaccharide pyruvyl transferase family protein; the encoded protein is MPPQSASSALVAAWVGSTNLGDELVYAALAAKLAARGVAVTAVSTDPAATVATHGGAAVGQWDLRGLARATGAATGVILGGGGLLQDQTSAFNLPLHLSRTWLARARRTPVAGVGLGAGGLVTRLGRALVRRSMGAAVAVSCRDDASADLLASLGLPRPLVAADLALSLPRPAVEVQDRLVACLRPWTATRSRLPVALRSGGSGGGSGGGGSGGGLAPAWFLDAMATGLDEAAEQTGLAVHLVALQADRDDAVHRAVADRMRTPVTTATPTVATVVDEIATARVVVAMRYHAGIAAALAGRPSVLVGYSAKVPALAADLGEGAVGLDWDARALEGLAAAVGSILGQDAAMVEACEALRVRERGNDQVLDRLLGG